In one Paracoccus everestensis genomic region, the following are encoded:
- a CDS encoding hemolysin family protein — translation MNSESRLPAQPLGADAASASDGVGGEGRDLPASRGFLGRFFDALTGGDDDTDDAPNRSAPVVPGMVNLRRMRVDDVAVPKAEMVAASDTSSLDDLVALFREHGFSRLPVYAETLDSPLGMIHLKDLALKHGFGQAGDFHLRPMLRPLLYVPPSMPIGVLLQQMQQKRIHMALVIDEYGGVDGLVTIEDLIEQVIGEIEDEHDEAEGSLWVLEKPGQWLIQARASLSDVEGETGLALMGEDQGEDIDTLGGLVFALAGHLPSEGEVIPHASGAEFEVVDADPRRIKRVRLRLPAASAADKVMPVHIPQPTPDRGA, via the coding sequence ATGAATTCCGAGTCTCGATTACCTGCCCAGCCCCTTGGCGCCGATGCTGCAAGTGCTTCGGATGGCGTCGGAGGGGAGGGGCGGGATCTTCCCGCCTCTCGCGGTTTCCTGGGACGTTTCTTCGATGCCCTGACCGGCGGGGATGATGACACGGATGATGCCCCGAACAGGTCCGCGCCCGTCGTGCCCGGCATGGTCAACCTGCGGCGGATGCGCGTCGATGACGTGGCGGTTCCCAAGGCGGAAATGGTGGCTGCGTCTGACACCAGCAGCCTGGACGACCTGGTTGCGCTGTTTCGCGAACATGGCTTCTCGCGCCTGCCGGTCTATGCCGAAACGCTGGACAGCCCGCTGGGCATGATCCACCTCAAGGATCTGGCGCTGAAGCATGGCTTTGGGCAGGCGGGCGATTTTCATCTGCGGCCCATGCTGCGGCCCTTGCTGTATGTGCCGCCGTCGATGCCTATCGGCGTGCTGTTGCAGCAGATGCAGCAGAAACGCATCCACATGGCCCTTGTGATCGACGAATACGGCGGCGTGGACGGCCTTGTGACCATCGAGGATCTGATCGAGCAGGTTATCGGAGAGATCGAGGACGAGCATGACGAGGCCGAGGGCAGCCTGTGGGTCTTGGAGAAGCCCGGTCAATGGCTGATCCAGGCCCGTGCTTCCCTTTCCGATGTCGAGGGCGAAACGGGCCTGGCGCTGATGGGGGAAGACCAAGGCGAGGATATCGATACCCTGGGCGGCCTGGTCTTTGCCCTGGCAGGCCATCTTCCGTCCGAGGGCGAGGTGATCCCCCATGCCTCTGGCGCAGAGTTCGAGGTGGTGGATGCCGACCCGCGCCGGATCAAGCGCGTGCGGCTGCGTCTGCCGGCGGCATCGGCGGCCGACAAGGTGATGCCGGTCCATATTCCCCAGCCAACGCCTGACAGGGGCGCCTAG
- a CDS encoding alpha/beta fold hydrolase, producing the protein MQADDGVTLRLAHWPAASDSRGSVLLFPGRTEYIEKYSGTAAFLTDSGYDVLAIDWRGQGLSDRLLPDVRLGHVAQFGDYQRDVVEMVVAATERNLPKPWHLLAHSMGGCIGLAALHGGLPVASAAFSAPMWGINLRPMSHGVAVGMAYLAGRLGRGGRLAPGSGGGAMGTYVLDECFSANLLTEDADQWCRMVREAAVWPDMTLGGASFDWVGKALNECLRLSRMPSPDLPALISLGSREKIVSPTAIRDRAARWPAASLIEVEGARHEVMMCRPDRRAAFLSAALDLFQDSV; encoded by the coding sequence ATGCAGGCCGATGACGGCGTGACATTGCGGCTGGCCCATTGGCCTGCCGCGTCGGACAGCCGGGGCAGCGTGCTGCTGTTCCCCGGCCGCACCGAGTATATCGAGAAATATTCCGGCACTGCGGCCTTTTTGACGGATTCCGGCTATGATGTCCTGGCGATCGACTGGCGCGGCCAGGGATTGTCGGACCGCCTGTTGCCGGATGTGCGGCTGGGCCATGTCGCGCAATTCGGCGATTATCAGCGCGACGTGGTCGAGATGGTTGTGGCCGCGACCGAACGGAATTTGCCCAAGCCCTGGCATCTGCTGGCCCATTCGATGGGCGGCTGTATCGGCCTTGCGGCGCTGCACGGGGGCCTGCCGGTTGCCTCGGCGGCCTTTTCGGCACCCATGTGGGGCATCAACCTGCGGCCTATGTCGCATGGCGTGGCGGTTGGCATGGCCTATCTGGCAGGGCGGCTGGGCCGGGGCGGTCGTCTGGCGCCGGGCAGCGGCGGTGGCGCCATGGGCACCTATGTGCTGGACGAATGCTTCAGCGCCAACCTGCTGACCGAAGATGCCGACCAATGGTGCCGCATGGTGCGCGAGGCCGCGGTCTGGCCCGACATGACCTTGGGCGGCGCGAGTTTCGACTGGGTGGGTAAGGCGTTGAACGAATGCCTGCGCCTCTCCCGAATGCCATCGCCTGACCTTCCGGCCCTGATCAGCTTGGGCAGTAGGGAAAAGATCGTCTCGCCCACGGCAATCCGTGACCGCGCCGCCCGATGGCCCGCCGCCTCGCTGATAGAGGTCGAGGGCGCAAGGCACGAGGTCATGATGTGCCGCCCTGACCGCCGCGCTGCTTTTCTGTCAGCGGCGCTGGACCTGTTTCAAGACAGCGTCTAG
- a CDS encoding SCP2 sterol-binding domain-containing protein, with product MSNVVNAAVEKLNEKIGSFGSTAKFVIEDEGAIMIDENGVRAGDEEAEVTLFASRDTFEGILNGSVNPATAFMMGKLKIDGSMGVAMQLGQALS from the coding sequence ATGAGCAATGTTGTGAACGCCGCCGTCGAGAAACTGAACGAGAAGATCGGCAGCTTCGGCTCGACCGCGAAATTCGTGATCGAGGATGAGGGCGCCATCATGATCGACGAAAACGGGGTTCGCGCGGGCGACGAGGAAGCCGAGGTCACGCTGTTCGCCAGCCGCGACACCTTTGAAGGCATCCTGAACGGCAGCGTCAATCCCGCCACCGCCTTCATGATGGGCAAGCTGAAGATCGACGGTTCCATGGGCGTGGCCATGCAACTGGGCCAGGCGCTGTCCTGA